GTCGTGTTCGGTATGGGAACGCGTGTGACCCTTCCGCCATCGTCACCAGACAATCTGTTTAGTTGTTTGCGTTGATCTCTTTTAACGCGACAAGAATTAGTATACAACGTTTCGAGATGTTTTGCAAGACCTTTTTTAAAGTTTTTTTATTTGTTTTTTTGGAGCGGGTGATGGGAATCGAACCCACGACATCAGCTTGGAAGGCTGAGGTTTTACCACTAAACTACACCCGCATAGTGGCGTGTCAGGAGGGATTCGAACCCCCGACCGACGGCTTAGAAGGCCGTTGCTCTATCCAGCTGAGCTACTGACACAATGTTAATCATCAATTATAGTTGTTAGTATTAAATAAGAAACGTCACATTAAGAACGCCATCATTAAAAACAAATAATCGTCATCTCTCAATCTACATTAATGTGAGAAGACTTTAATGATGTGTTTGTTCAATACGTACATAGTATTGAACATTTTTCAATGAACGTTGCATGTCCTTTTGTGAGGACGATTAATAATATAACACGATAAAAATAATAAATCAACATGTAATTTTAGGTTTTTTATATTCAATCAATTCTTAAAGTTCTATTTCATGATATATAGGGGACAACCCCTTTCCCTATTCTTGTCACTTTGACAACCGTCCATACTTCAATTACCTCTCTATATAGTCTCAAAGCTCATTCTATCCTACTCTCTGTTTTAAAAGTAAGTTCTTTTTATTGATACCATGAGGGAAAGAAGACCTTCATAAAGGCGGTAGATAAACCCTCCAGCACATCCCTTCCTCCCGCATGTCTGAGTTCATCTAGCTTTTTTCATCATTGCGTTTAAAGCCAAAAGTAAAAACCGCTGATCTTGACCCTTCTCTTATATTGATATAGAAACAAAATAACAAACAAACCTGTATTACAACACAGATGCATTTTGTGTTATATAACACTACGCCAAAAAATATAGCATTCCTCTAAATGAGGAATGCCATATTAGCACAAAGGGCATTGGTATGAGGATATAACGAGAATCACACTACGCTTGTGGTGCTTGATCAAATAATATCACTCTTGCTGGTGAAGCATCAGTACCTTGAAGTTTTAGTGGTGCTGCCACCATAAAATAGTGCCCCTCTTGTACTTCCTTAAGTTGGAGTCCCTCAATAATAATGACGTTCTTGTGCATCAACGATTTGTGGGTAGGGTGGCCCTCTTGCGCTCGTTCAATCCCTAAAGCGTCTATGCCTACAATTTTAACACCGATGTCCGCTAAGTGTTTGGCTGCGTCTTCTTTGACATAAATGAACTCAAAGTTGAATTCAGTGTCGAACGAATTCTTCGTCTTAAAAAGGACAATATCATGCTCTTGAATGTCTAGATTGACAATATCCTCTTTGGCGATACCCTTTTCAACTCCTGTAAGGTCGAATACTTTACATGGGCCAATCAACTCCTCTACAGGAATTGACTCTATCGTTTCCCCATCCGGAAGCATATGTAAGTGCGCATCAACATGCGTACCAGTATGGACATCGAGATGAATACGGGTTTCATGTACCTTGCCTGTCTCAAAGTCTTGAGTTACTTCAAAAGAAGGCTGTTTCTCTTCCTTATTTTTGTATACTGGCATTCCTTCATAGACCGGTAGCGTGATATCATAAATCTTCATTGTTTATATCCCCTTTCATACTTTTCAAGCAAAGCGTAGTTGACTTTATGCCTACTCATGGTTGTCCTCTCCATCTAAAGGCCACCATTTGGAGCCGTCTTGTTCGAGTAATTGAAATGCCTCTTGTGGTCCCATTTCGCCAGCCGGATAGAGGTGTAATGGCAATGCTTTTTCTGAGCTGTTCCAGGCGTCAATAATAGGGTCTACGATTTTCCAAGCTAAGGATACCTCGTCCCATCTTGTAAAGTAAGTGGAATCTCCTTCTAAAGCATCGTTGATTAACCGTTCGTAAGCTTCTGGTGAATTAATGCCAACCGTGAATTCATGACAGAAATCCATAGAGATAGGCATAATGTTTCCTTCAGTACCTGGTTTTTTGGCGTTCAGTTTAAGATGTACCCCTTCCTCTGGGTAGATACGGATCACTAGCAAGTTGGGTTCTAGGTTGCCTTCTTTGTTAAAGAATACAAAAGGCATCTGTTTAAACTCAACGATAATTTCGGTCGCTT
The window above is part of the Caldalkalibacillus salinus genome. Proteins encoded here:
- a CDS encoding cyclase family protein — encoded protein: MKIYDITLPVYEGMPVYKNKEEKQPSFEVTQDFETGKVHETRIHLDVHTGTHVDAHLHMLPDGETIESIPVEELIGPCKVFDLTGVEKGIAKEDIVNLDIQEHDIVLFKTKNSFDTEFNFEFIYVKEDAAKHLADIGVKIVGIDALGIERAQEGHPTHKSLMHKNVIIIEGLQLKEVQEGHYFMVAAPLKLQGTDASPARVILFDQAPQA